In a genomic window of Sarcophilus harrisii chromosome 4, mSarHar1.11, whole genome shotgun sequence:
- the LOC100915428 gene encoding zinc finger protein 436 isoform X3: protein MPPTSPHPSLLSASHFSLPSLSLSSTLHLDPPPRMPVTFTDVAVYFGDVMWESYRDLISLGFPFPKPELIPHLEEGNESWGQGSQESEEMGVPKESYPGMRTKEEEEAESVPDLPSVLESSPLPAIPCGSTISPPPASPPPPPKPFSCPECGSCFSRRSHLSRHRLIHSGERPFPCPECGKCFAQGAHLALHLRSHTGDRPYSCGQCGRSFRHGSHLARHRRTHLPDPPYRCGQCGKGFSQSSGLLQHATVHTGERPYICAVCGRGFGRHPSLIRHQKSHSGERPFPCPECGKRFTQSANLARHLRTHTGETPYLCRECGRGFSQHPRLVAHRKTHHTGPPPPPPPVHSCADCGLLFPQALALVRHQAAHHGGEKPFHCTQCGEGFGHRSNLRRHQRGHGGERPYRCSQCGKGFGQSSGLVQHQRIHTGEKPFRCPDCGRGFRYSSNLAQHYRGHTGDRPFRCEHCDRGFTRSSHLLRHRATHGGEDGDEDCRPGGIPVLTIKATSLSQESPKESGGTIQVTETLSQPE from the exons ATGCCACCTACATCTCCccatccttctctcctctctgcttCTCACTTTTCTCTACCTTCCCTCTCATTGTCTTCCACTCTTCATCTTGATCCTCCACCCCGTATGCCAGTGACTTTCACAGACGTGGCTGTGTATTTTGGAGATGTCATGTGGGAGAGCTACAGGGACCTCATCTCCTTGG GATTTCCATTCCCTAAACCAGAACTGATCCCTCACTTGGAGGAAGGGAATGAGTCATGGGGTCAAGGATCTCAGGAATCTGAAGAAATGGGAGTCCCAAAAGAATCCTATCCAG GCATGAGGaccaaggaagaagaagaggcaGAATCAGTCCCTGACCTTCCTTCTGTCTTGGAGAGTTCCCCACTACCAGCTATACCCTGTGGCTCAAccatctccccacccccagcatccccacccccacccccaaaaccCTTTTCCTGCCCTGAATGTGGTTCCTGCTTCTCACGACGCTCCCACCTTTCCCGACATAGGCTAATTCACTCTGGTGAGCGCCCCTTCCCATGCCCTGaatgtggaaagtgctttgccCAGGGTGCCCACTTGGCCTTGCATCTGCGTTCCCATACAGGTGACCGACCCTATTCTTGTGGTCAGTGTGGCCGAAGCTTTCGCCATGGCTCCCATCTGGCCCGGCACCGACGTACACATCTGCCTGACCCCCCCTACCGATGTGGCCAGTGTGGCAAgggtttctcccagagttctGGGCTCCTACAGCATGCCACTGTCCACACAGGCGAGCGTCCCTATATTTGTGCTGTTTGTGGCAGAGGCTTTGGCCGTCATCCCAGCCTTATCCGCCACCAAAAGTCCCATTCGGGTGAACGTCCTTTCCCCTGTCCTGAATGTGGCAAGCGCTTCACTCAGAGCGCCAATCTTGCTCGCCATCTTCGGACACACACTGGAGAGACACCATACCTGTGTAGGGAGTGTGGGCGTGGCTTTAGCCAACACCCTCGCTTAGTGGCACACCGAAAAACCCACCACACaggacccccacccccacctcctcctGTCCATTCCTGTGCTGACTGTGGTCTACTGTTCCCTCAGGCTCTGGCACTGGTCCGTCACCAGGCAGCCCATCATGGTGGCGAGAAGCCATTCCACTGCACCCAGTGTGGGGAGGGTTTTGGTCACCGCTCCAACCTGAGGCGCCACCAGCGTGGCCATGGTGGGGAGCGACCATACCGCTGCAGTCAGTGTGGCAAAGGCTTTGGCCAGAGCTCTGGACTGGTCCAGCACCAGCGTATTCACACTGGTGAGAAGCCCTTCCGCTGCCCAGATTGTGGGCGTGGGTTCCGCTATAGCTCCAACCTGGCACAACATTACCGTGGCCACACTGGGGACCGCCCCTTCAGGTGTGAGCATTGTGATCGTGGCTTTACCCGTAGTTCTCACCTGCTACGACACCGTGCCACACATGGTGGGGAGGATGGAGATGAGGACTGTAGGCCTGGAGGGATCCCTGTGTTGACAATTAAGGCAACTTCCCTTAGCCAGGAATCTCCCAAGGAATCTGGAGGTACTATCCAAGTGACTGAAACCCTATCTCAGCCAGAGTGA
- the LOC100915428 gene encoding zinc finger protein 436 isoform X1, translated as MALRLPGRLRGATARTTVPMRPQSRASLTLERYCPEGLWGVWFLLPQWGRRAWKSWFSFLPTRWVECGLRTEAQGLISVRVRCPFSGNLVESWMALGGIEAPPPRPFFGYSASHFLFPLLLSFLPVPKFPCLSSVRRLAGSRVGGAVTFTDVAVYFGDVMWESYRDLISLGFPFPKPELIPHLEEGNESWGQGSQESEEMGVPKESYPGMRTKEEEEAESVPDLPSVLESSPLPAIPCGSTISPPPASPPPPPKPFSCPECGSCFSRRSHLSRHRLIHSGERPFPCPECGKCFAQGAHLALHLRSHTGDRPYSCGQCGRSFRHGSHLARHRRTHLPDPPYRCGQCGKGFSQSSGLLQHATVHTGERPYICAVCGRGFGRHPSLIRHQKSHSGERPFPCPECGKRFTQSANLARHLRTHTGETPYLCRECGRGFSQHPRLVAHRKTHHTGPPPPPPPVHSCADCGLLFPQALALVRHQAAHHGGEKPFHCTQCGEGFGHRSNLRRHQRGHGGERPYRCSQCGKGFGQSSGLVQHQRIHTGEKPFRCPDCGRGFRYSSNLAQHYRGHTGDRPFRCEHCDRGFTRSSHLLRHRATHGGEDGDEDCRPGGIPVLTIKATSLSQESPKESGGTIQVTETLSQPE; from the exons ATGGCGCTCCGCCTCCCAGGACGTTTAAGAGGGGCAACAGCCAGAACTACGGTTCCCATGAGGCCTCAGAGTAGGGCATCGCTGACCTTAGAACGCTACTGTCCCGAAGGCCTATGGGGGGTGTGGTTTTTGCTTCCTCAGTGGGGGAGGAGGGCGTGGAAATCATGgttctcctttcttcctaccAGATGGGTGGAATGTGGGCTCCGGACAGAGGCGCAGGGGCTGATAAGTGTCAGGGTTCGATGCCCATTTTCGGGAAATCTAGTAGAAAGCTGGATGGCTCTGGGAGGGATCGAggctccccccccccgccccttctTCGGGTACTCTGCCTCTCACTTCCTGTTTCCGCTACTCCTTTCATTTCTCCCCGTCCCCAAATTCCCGTGCCTGAGCTCAGTCCGCCGTCTGGCTGGCAGTCGAGTTGGTGGTGCAG TGACTTTCACAGACGTGGCTGTGTATTTTGGAGATGTCATGTGGGAGAGCTACAGGGACCTCATCTCCTTGG GATTTCCATTCCCTAAACCAGAACTGATCCCTCACTTGGAGGAAGGGAATGAGTCATGGGGTCAAGGATCTCAGGAATCTGAAGAAATGGGAGTCCCAAAAGAATCCTATCCAG GCATGAGGaccaaggaagaagaagaggcaGAATCAGTCCCTGACCTTCCTTCTGTCTTGGAGAGTTCCCCACTACCAGCTATACCCTGTGGCTCAAccatctccccacccccagcatccccacccccacccccaaaaccCTTTTCCTGCCCTGAATGTGGTTCCTGCTTCTCACGACGCTCCCACCTTTCCCGACATAGGCTAATTCACTCTGGTGAGCGCCCCTTCCCATGCCCTGaatgtggaaagtgctttgccCAGGGTGCCCACTTGGCCTTGCATCTGCGTTCCCATACAGGTGACCGACCCTATTCTTGTGGTCAGTGTGGCCGAAGCTTTCGCCATGGCTCCCATCTGGCCCGGCACCGACGTACACATCTGCCTGACCCCCCCTACCGATGTGGCCAGTGTGGCAAgggtttctcccagagttctGGGCTCCTACAGCATGCCACTGTCCACACAGGCGAGCGTCCCTATATTTGTGCTGTTTGTGGCAGAGGCTTTGGCCGTCATCCCAGCCTTATCCGCCACCAAAAGTCCCATTCGGGTGAACGTCCTTTCCCCTGTCCTGAATGTGGCAAGCGCTTCACTCAGAGCGCCAATCTTGCTCGCCATCTTCGGACACACACTGGAGAGACACCATACCTGTGTAGGGAGTGTGGGCGTGGCTTTAGCCAACACCCTCGCTTAGTGGCACACCGAAAAACCCACCACACaggacccccacccccacctcctcctGTCCATTCCTGTGCTGACTGTGGTCTACTGTTCCCTCAGGCTCTGGCACTGGTCCGTCACCAGGCAGCCCATCATGGTGGCGAGAAGCCATTCCACTGCACCCAGTGTGGGGAGGGTTTTGGTCACCGCTCCAACCTGAGGCGCCACCAGCGTGGCCATGGTGGGGAGCGACCATACCGCTGCAGTCAGTGTGGCAAAGGCTTTGGCCAGAGCTCTGGACTGGTCCAGCACCAGCGTATTCACACTGGTGAGAAGCCCTTCCGCTGCCCAGATTGTGGGCGTGGGTTCCGCTATAGCTCCAACCTGGCACAACATTACCGTGGCCACACTGGGGACCGCCCCTTCAGGTGTGAGCATTGTGATCGTGGCTTTACCCGTAGTTCTCACCTGCTACGACACCGTGCCACACATGGTGGGGAGGATGGAGATGAGGACTGTAGGCCTGGAGGGATCCCTGTGTTGACAATTAAGGCAACTTCCCTTAGCCAGGAATCTCCCAAGGAATCTGGAGGTACTATCCAAGTGACTGAAACCCTATCTCAGCCAGAGTGA
- the LOC100915428 gene encoding zinc finger protein 436 isoform X2 — MRKKVVEFPSSLFWFQRQCSFPFSLNLISQRSFLFSQFCSPYSILAQPTIPLSPCPSPSSPCPCSSPSPPALMPPTSPHPSLLSASHFSLPSLSLSSTLHLDPPPRMPVTFTDVAVYFGDVMWESYRDLISLGFPFPKPELIPHLEEGNESWGQGSQESEEMGVPKESYPGMRTKEEEEAESVPDLPSVLESSPLPAIPCGSTISPPPASPPPPPKPFSCPECGSCFSRRSHLSRHRLIHSGERPFPCPECGKCFAQGAHLALHLRSHTGDRPYSCGQCGRSFRHGSHLARHRRTHLPDPPYRCGQCGKGFSQSSGLLQHATVHTGERPYICAVCGRGFGRHPSLIRHQKSHSGERPFPCPECGKRFTQSANLARHLRTHTGETPYLCRECGRGFSQHPRLVAHRKTHHTGPPPPPPPVHSCADCGLLFPQALALVRHQAAHHGGEKPFHCTQCGEGFGHRSNLRRHQRGHGGERPYRCSQCGKGFGQSSGLVQHQRIHTGEKPFRCPDCGRGFRYSSNLAQHYRGHTGDRPFRCEHCDRGFTRSSHLLRHRATHGGEDGDEDCRPGGIPVLTIKATSLSQESPKESGGTIQVTETLSQPE, encoded by the exons ATGAGGAAAAAAGTGGTGGAATTTCCCTCTTCTCTGTTTTGGTTCCAGAGACAGTGTTCCTTCCCCTTCTCATTAAACCTAATTTCCCAACggtcctttcttttctcccagttCTGTTCCCCTTACTCCATCCTGGCGCAGCCCACAATTCCCCTTTCCCCctgcccttccccttcctccccatgTCCctgttcctccccttctcctccagcTCTTATGCCACCTACATCTCCccatccttctctcctctctgcttCTCACTTTTCTCTACCTTCCCTCTCATTGTCTTCCACTCTTCATCTTGATCCTCCACCCCGTATGCCAGTGACTTTCACAGACGTGGCTGTGTATTTTGGAGATGTCATGTGGGAGAGCTACAGGGACCTCATCTCCTTGG GATTTCCATTCCCTAAACCAGAACTGATCCCTCACTTGGAGGAAGGGAATGAGTCATGGGGTCAAGGATCTCAGGAATCTGAAGAAATGGGAGTCCCAAAAGAATCCTATCCAG GCATGAGGaccaaggaagaagaagaggcaGAATCAGTCCCTGACCTTCCTTCTGTCTTGGAGAGTTCCCCACTACCAGCTATACCCTGTGGCTCAAccatctccccacccccagcatccccacccccacccccaaaaccCTTTTCCTGCCCTGAATGTGGTTCCTGCTTCTCACGACGCTCCCACCTTTCCCGACATAGGCTAATTCACTCTGGTGAGCGCCCCTTCCCATGCCCTGaatgtggaaagtgctttgccCAGGGTGCCCACTTGGCCTTGCATCTGCGTTCCCATACAGGTGACCGACCCTATTCTTGTGGTCAGTGTGGCCGAAGCTTTCGCCATGGCTCCCATCTGGCCCGGCACCGACGTACACATCTGCCTGACCCCCCCTACCGATGTGGCCAGTGTGGCAAgggtttctcccagagttctGGGCTCCTACAGCATGCCACTGTCCACACAGGCGAGCGTCCCTATATTTGTGCTGTTTGTGGCAGAGGCTTTGGCCGTCATCCCAGCCTTATCCGCCACCAAAAGTCCCATTCGGGTGAACGTCCTTTCCCCTGTCCTGAATGTGGCAAGCGCTTCACTCAGAGCGCCAATCTTGCTCGCCATCTTCGGACACACACTGGAGAGACACCATACCTGTGTAGGGAGTGTGGGCGTGGCTTTAGCCAACACCCTCGCTTAGTGGCACACCGAAAAACCCACCACACaggacccccacccccacctcctcctGTCCATTCCTGTGCTGACTGTGGTCTACTGTTCCCTCAGGCTCTGGCACTGGTCCGTCACCAGGCAGCCCATCATGGTGGCGAGAAGCCATTCCACTGCACCCAGTGTGGGGAGGGTTTTGGTCACCGCTCCAACCTGAGGCGCCACCAGCGTGGCCATGGTGGGGAGCGACCATACCGCTGCAGTCAGTGTGGCAAAGGCTTTGGCCAGAGCTCTGGACTGGTCCAGCACCAGCGTATTCACACTGGTGAGAAGCCCTTCCGCTGCCCAGATTGTGGGCGTGGGTTCCGCTATAGCTCCAACCTGGCACAACATTACCGTGGCCACACTGGGGACCGCCCCTTCAGGTGTGAGCATTGTGATCGTGGCTTTACCCGTAGTTCTCACCTGCTACGACACCGTGCCACACATGGTGGGGAGGATGGAGATGAGGACTGTAGGCCTGGAGGGATCCCTGTGTTGACAATTAAGGCAACTTCCCTTAGCCAGGAATCTCCCAAGGAATCTGGAGGTACTATCCAAGTGACTGAAACCCTATCTCAGCCAGAGTGA
- the RING1 gene encoding E3 ubiquitin-protein ligase RING1, which yields MATPANAQSASKTWELSLYELHRTPQEAIMDGTEIAVSPRSLHSELMCPICLDMLKNTMTTKECLHRFCSDCIVTALRSGNKECPTCRKKLVSKRSLRPDPNFDALISKIYPSREEYEAHQDRVLIRLSRLHNQQALSSSIEEGLRMQAMHRAQRVRRPMPESDQTTTMSGGEGDPGEGEGDGDGEDVSSDSAPDSTPGPAPKRPRPGIVGGNSGGTGGGATGGIGGGAGSEDSGDRGAPLGGGTLGPPSPPGAPSPPEPGGEIELVFRPHPLLVEKGEYSQTRYVKTTGNATVDHLSKYLALRIALERRQQQEAGEPGAPGGGVPEAGGPEGGGGEAPRTGGTDGTEEPALPSLEGVSEKQYTIYIAPGGGAFTTLNGSLTLELVNEKFWKVSRPLELCYAPTKDPK from the exons ATGGCGACCCCAGCAAATGCACAGAGCGCCAGCAAAACGTGGGAACTAAGTCTCTACGAGCTACATCGGACTCCACAG GAGGCCATCATGGATGGCACAGAAATTGCTGTTTCCCCACGGTCCCTACACTCGGAGCTCATGTGCCCAATCTGCCTGGACATGCTCAAGAATACCATGACCACCAAGGAGTGTCTCCATCGCTTCTGCTCGGACTGCATTGTCACTGCGCTGCGGAGCGG GAACAAAGAGTGTCCTACTTGTAGGAAGAAACTGGTATCAAAGCGGTCTCTTCGGCCAGATCCAAACTTTGATGCCCTGATCTCCAAAATCTACCCAAGTCGAGAGGAATATGAGGCACATCAGGATCGGGTCCTTATACGGCTTAGCCGCTTGCATAACCAGCAAGCGCTGAGCTCTAGCATTGAGGAAGGGCTCCGAATGCAGGCAATGCACAG GGCCCAACGTGTAAGGAGGCCAATGCCAGAGTCAGACCAGACAACAACAATGAGTGGTGGGGAGGGAGACCCtggtgagggagagggagatggagatggGGAAGATGTTAGTTCAGATTCTGCCCCAGATTCTACTCCTGGCCCTGCCCCCAAGCGACCTCGGCCAGGGATTGTGGGAGGGAACAGTGGAGGAACAGGGGGAGGGGCTACTGGAGGTATAGGTGGGGGAGCAGGCTCTGAGGATTCTGGGGACCGGGGTGCCCCACTGGGTGGAGGGACCCTGGGTCCACCAAGCCCACCTGGGGCTCCCAGTCCTCCTGAGCCAGGAGGAGAGATCGAGCTTGTGTTCCGGCCCCATCCTCTGCTGGTTGAAAAAGGAGAATACAGTCAGACTAG ATATGTGAAGACAACAGGGAATGCCACAGTTGACCACCTCTCCAAGTACTTGGCTCTAAGGATTGCACTTGAACGGAGGCAGCAACAAGAGGCAGGGGAACCTGGGGCACCAGGTGGAGGAGTCCCAGAAGCTGGAGGACCtgagggaggtgggggggaggcacctagaaCTGGAGGAACTGATGGAACAGAGGAGCCAGCCTTGCCCAGCCTGGAGGGTGTCAGTGAGAAGCAGTATACCATCTACATCGCACCTGGGGGAGGAGCTTTCACG aCTTTGAATGGCTCACTGACCCTGGAGTTGGTGAATGAGAAGTTCTGGAAGGTGTCCAGACCCCTGGAGCTGTGCTATGCCCCAACTAAGGACCCCAAGTGA
- the HSD17B8 gene encoding estradiol 17-beta-dehydrogenase 8: MAAPLRLRSALALVTGAGSGIGQAVCLRLAKEGALIAASDRDGAAAEKTIQLLKVMEKEAGAVPKGHAAFQVDVAEAGAAQGVIEQIQGCFSRPPSVVVSCAGIIRDEFLLRMPEDYWDEVIAVNLKGTFLVMQAAARALVSSGCGGSIINMSSIIGKVGNLGQTNYAASKAGVDGMTRSVARELGRHGIRCNSILPGFIITPMTKKVPQKILDQITPQIPMGHLGLPEDVADVVAFLASDDSGYITGTTLEVTGGLFM, translated from the exons ATGGCGGCCCCGCTTCGACTGCGTTCGGCGTTAGCTCTGGTCACAG GTGCAGGCAGCGGCATCGGCCAGGCAGTCTGCCTGCGCCTGGCCAAGGAAGGAGCACTAATAGCTGCAAGTGACCGGGATGGGGCAGCGGCCGAGAAGACTATACAGCTTTTGAAGGTGATGGAGAAAGAGGCTGGGGCCGTCCCCAAGGGTCACGCTGCTTTTCAGGTTGATGTGGCCGAGGCCGGAGCCGCCCAAGGGGTAATAGAACAAATCCAG GGCTGCTTCTCACGCCCACCGTCAGTGGTGGTCTCTTGCGCTGGAATCATTCGGGATGAGTTTTTGCTCCGAATGCCTGAGGATTACTGGGATGAAGTCATTGCCGTCAATCTCAAG GGCACCTTTTTGGTCATGCAGGCTGCAGCTAGAGCGCTGGTATCCAGTGGCTGTGGTGGCTCCATTATCAACATGAGCAGTATCATAGGAAAG GTGGGGAACCTGGGTCAGACAAACTATGCAGCATCCAAAGCTGGAGTGGATGGAATGACCCGAAGTGTGGCTCGAGAACTTGGACG ACATGGAATCCGCTGTAACTCTATCCTTCCAGGATTCATCATAACACCCATGACAAAGAAAGTACCACAGAAAATATTGGACCAG ATAACTCCACAAATCCCCATGGGCCATCTGGGGCTTCCAGAGG ATGTGGCAGATGTGGTAGCATTCCTGGCATCAGATGACAGTGGATACATAACAGGGACCACTCTGGAGGTCACTG GAGGTCTCTTCATGTAA
- the SLC39A7 gene encoding zinc transporter SLC39A7 — protein MARGAPGARGWRAAGWVTLVALELLMFGVGSRADLHEDMHKDFHHSGHGHSHKDFHHPGYGHSHEDFYHPGHGHAHDDFHHPDHGQSQEDFQHHGHGHLHKDFYHRDHGHEDFQHHGRGYLHEGFHHGHSHTPGHHGHTHESFYYEADPLHNRHSHEGNGPNHRGHSHDHGHSHAHEYGQTPKGTGDSEVLGSVQDLDTVSLWAYALGATVLISAAPFFILFLVPVESNSPQHRSLLQILLSFASGGLLGDAFLHLIPHALEPHSHHGDIEHHFEERPGHEHSHSHQGPILSIGLWVLGGIVAFLVVEKFVTHVKGGHGHGHGHGHGHGPKHGQHKLSKEKQSSDEEEKKKEIGEARKRKGAGKELNDGPMKQLNSEEKKGGSDLRVSGYLNLAADLAHNFTDGLAIGASFRGGRGLGILTTLTVLLHEVPHEVGDFAILVQSGCSKKQAMGLQLLTALGALAGTTCALLAEGGSQANSAAGGSGPGWVLPFTAGGFIYVATVSVLPELLREASPLQSLLEVLGLLGGVAMMVLIAYLE, from the exons ATGGCCCGCGGGGCCCCTGGAGCCAGAGGCTGGAGGGCTGCGGGGTGGGTGACTTTGGTTGCCCTAGAGCTCCTGATGTTTGGAGTTGGGAGCCGCGCAGACTTGCATGAAGATATGCATAAAGATTTCCATCATTCTGGCCATGGGCACTCCCACAAGGATTTTCACCATCCTGGCTATGGACACTCACATGAAGATTTCTACCATCCAGGCCATGGGCATGCACATGATGATTTCCACCATCCAGACCATGGACAGTCCCAAGAAGATTTCCAGCATCATGGCCATGGTCACCTGCACAAAGATTTCTATCATCGTGATCATGGTCATGAAGATTTCCAGCATCATGGCCGTGGATATTTGCATGAGGGTTTCCATCATGGGCACAGCCACACACCAGGACACCATGGCCACACACATGAGAGTTTTTATTATGAGGCTGACCCCTTGCACAATAGGCATTCACATGAAGGAAATGGACCCAACCATAGAGGTCACAGTCATGACCATGGACACAGTCATGCTCATGAATATGGACAAACCCCCAAAGGCACAGGGGATTCTGAGGTTCTAGGCAGTGTGCAGGACCTGGACACTGTCAGTCTTTGGGCATAT GCTCTGGGGGCAACAGTGCTGATTTCAGCGgctccatttttcattctttttcttgtacCTGTGGAATCCAATTCCCCCCAGCACCGCTCACTCCTGCAGATCTTACTCAGCTTTGCCTCTGGGGGACTCCTGGGAGATGCCTTCCTTCATCTCATACCTCATGCCCTGG AACCTCATTCTCATCATGGGGATATAGAACATCACTTTGAGGAAAGGCCAGGACATGAACATTCCCATAGCC ACCAAGGCCCAATTCTCTCTATTGGGCTCTGGGTTCTCGGTGGAATTGTTGCCTTTCTTGTGGtggaaaaatttgtaacacatgTGAAGGGAGGACATGGACATGGACACGGACATGGACATGGACACGGACCCAAGCATGGGCAACATA AACTTTCAAAGGAAAAGCAGAGCtcagatgaggaagagaaaaagaaagagattggagaagcaaggaagagaaaaggagcagGAAAAGAACTGAATGATGGTCCGATGAAACAGCTTAATtctgaagagaagaaagggggttCAG ACTTGCGTGTATCTGGATACTTGAACCTAGCTGCGGACCTGGCTCACAACTTCACAGATGGTCTAGCAATTGGGGCCTCTTTCAGAGGGGGCCGGGGACTAGGGATTTTGACCACACTAACTGTCCTACTACACGAGGTACCCCATGAAGTTGGGGATTTTGCCATCCTTGTCCAGTCTGGCTGCAGCAAGAAGCAG GCGATGGGCCTTCAACTGCTTACGGCACTGGGGGCCCTAGCAGGCACAACCTGTGCCCTCTTGGCTGAAGGAGGATCCCAGGCAAACAGTGCTGCTGGTGGTAGTGGCCCAGGTTGGGTCCTCCCATTTACAGCTGGTGGCTTCATCTATGTGGCAACTGTGTCTGTATTGCCCGAACTACTGAGAGAGGCTTCTCCCCTGCAGTCCTTGCTGGAGGTTCTGGGGCTGTTAGGTGGAGTTGCTATGATGGTTTTGATTGCCTACCTTGAATGA